A DNA window from Staphylococcus warneri contains the following coding sequences:
- a CDS encoding teichoic acid D-Ala incorporation-associated protein DltX, with product MKSKGKEPTNKYYLAMKPYLLTLLYLAIFIALYLIYGSGDTQNNFIYNEF from the coding sequence ATGAAATCTAAAGGTAAGGAACCTACGAATAAGTATTACCTAGCAATGAAGCCGTACCTTTTAACATTGTTATATTTAGCAATATTTATCGCACTATATTTAATTTATGGAAGCGGAGATACACAGAATAACTTCATTTATAATGAATTTTAA
- the dltB gene encoding D-alanyl-lipoteichoic acid biosynthesis protein DltB — MIPYGTFTFFLISFIVLIPVIILGFLGKRSYIYNGISTAIMIVLIFSSDKHNLFGQKYLSVQLISFIIYIIWQVGLIMFYYKSRQKNNTFAKFVTIMILSILPLALVKVLQSTWLGGHQIHFHESKLIEFVGFLGISYVTFKSVQLIMEIRDGSIKEIKVGKLIQFISFFPTISSGPIDRYKRFVKDDKKVPTGGEYRELVLKAIHMIMIGFLYKYIIAYFIQVYAINPLQMNLHGFTHMWLYMYAYSFYLFFDFAGYSLFAIALSYLYGIKTPPNFNKPFQSKNIKDFWNRWHMTLSFWFRDCIYMRSLFYMSRKKMFKSQLAMSNIAFFLNFFIMGIWHGLEVYYIVYGLYHAALFIGYGYYEKWRKQHPPRWQNKWTTALSVVITFHFVAFGFLIFSGKFI, encoded by the coding sequence ATGATACCTTATGGCACATTTACATTCTTCCTAATATCATTTATCGTACTTATTCCTGTTATTATTCTTGGCTTTTTAGGTAAGCGAAGCTATATATATAACGGTATTAGTACAGCAATTATGATTGTACTTATCTTTTCTTCAGATAAGCATAATTTGTTTGGACAAAAGTACCTAAGCGTACAGTTAATAAGTTTTATCATATATATTATTTGGCAAGTTGGCCTAATCATGTTTTATTATAAATCTAGACAGAAAAATAACACATTTGCAAAATTTGTAACTATCATGATTCTGTCTATATTACCTTTAGCATTAGTTAAAGTATTACAAAGTACATGGCTAGGTGGCCACCAAATTCATTTCCATGAAAGTAAATTAATTGAGTTTGTAGGATTCCTTGGAATATCTTATGTTACATTTAAAAGTGTTCAATTAATTATGGAAATTCGTGATGGGTCTATTAAAGAGATTAAAGTGGGTAAATTAATCCAGTTTATTTCATTCTTCCCAACTATTTCTTCTGGACCAATTGACAGATATAAACGATTTGTTAAAGATGATAAAAAGGTTCCAACTGGTGGGGAATATAGAGAATTAGTATTAAAAGCAATCCACATGATTATGATAGGCTTTTTATATAAATATATTATTGCCTATTTCATTCAAGTATATGCAATTAATCCATTACAAATGAATTTACATGGATTCACACATATGTGGTTATATATGTATGCATATAGCTTTTATCTATTCTTTGACTTTGCAGGTTATAGTTTATTTGCTATAGCGCTTAGTTATTTATATGGAATTAAAACACCACCTAACTTTAATAAACCATTCCAATCCAAAAATATTAAAGACTTCTGGAATAGATGGCACATGACATTATCATTCTGGTTTAGAGACTGTATTTATATGAGATCTTTATTTTATATGTCTCGTAAAAAGATGTTTAAGAGTCAATTAGCAATGTCCAATATTGCATTCTTCCTTAATTTCTTTATTATGGGGATTTGGCACGGTTTAGAAGTTTACTATATTGTATATGGTTTATACCATGCAGCACTATTTATAGGTTATGGTTATTATGAAAAATGGAGAAAACAACATCCTCCACGTTGGCAAAATAAATGGACTACAGCATTAAGTGTTGTGATTACTTTCCATTTTGTTGCGTTTGGCTTTTTAATTTTCTCAGGTAAATTTATTTAA
- a CDS encoding sulfite exporter TauE/SafE family protein, giving the protein MLLTILLLIIIGGLSAIIGSIVGIGGGIIIVPTLVYLGVDHSILHGITTQIAIGTSSVILIVTGLSSSLGYLKTKQVDIKNGSIFLFGLLPGSLIGSFLSQYLTLKSFNLYFGIFMIFVAILLMVRHKIKPFKIFNKPKYEKTYIDAEGKTYHYSVPPLVAFVATLLIGILTGLFGIGGGALMTPLMLIVFRFPPHVAVGTSMMMIFFSSVMSSIGHIIQGHVAWDYSIVLIISSYIGAKIGVKVNHSIKSDTVVMLLRTVMLLIGAYLIIKSII; this is encoded by the coding sequence ATGTTATTAACAATTTTATTATTAATTATCATTGGTGGATTGTCAGCGATTATAGGTTCAATAGTAGGTATTGGCGGTGGCATCATTATTGTACCTACATTAGTCTATCTCGGAGTAGATCATAGTATTTTACATGGTATTACTACTCAAATCGCAATAGGGACATCCTCTGTCATTCTCATTGTGACTGGGTTGTCGTCCTCATTAGGCTATTTAAAAACGAAACAAGTTGACATTAAAAACGGTTCTATTTTCTTATTTGGATTATTACCCGGGTCATTAATTGGTTCTTTTTTAAGTCAGTATTTAACATTAAAGTCATTTAATCTCTACTTTGGGATATTTATGATATTTGTAGCCATATTGTTAATGGTAAGACATAAAATTAAACCATTTAAAATATTTAACAAACCAAAATATGAGAAAACATATATAGATGCAGAAGGAAAAACTTATCATTATAGCGTTCCACCATTAGTTGCTTTTGTTGCTACCTTATTGATTGGTATTCTTACAGGACTTTTTGGTATTGGTGGTGGAGCATTAATGACACCGTTAATGCTAATTGTTTTTAGATTTCCACCTCATGTGGCAGTTGGAACGAGTATGATGATGATTTTCTTTTCAAGTGTGATGAGTTCCATTGGTCATATCATTCAAGGTCATGTGGCTTGGGATTATTCAATTGTACTTATTATTTCAAGTTATATAGGCGCTAAAATTGGTGTTAAGGTCAATCATTCTATTAAGTCTGATACAGTTGTAATGTTGTTACGTACTGTAATGTTGCTAATAGGTGCATATTTAATTATTAAATCTATTATTTAA
- the lipA gene encoding lipoyl synthase, whose amino-acid sequence MATKNEEILRKPDWLKIKLNTNENYTGLKKMMREKNLHTVCEEAKCPNIHECWGERRTATFMILGAVCTRACRFCAVKTGLPNELDLNEPERVAESVELMNLKHVVITAVARDDLRDAGSNVYAETVRKVRARNPFTTIEILPSDMGGDYDALETLMASKPDILNHNIETVRRLTPRVRARATYDRTLEFLRRSKELQPDIPTKSSLMVGLGETMEEIYETMDDLRANDVDILTIGQYLQPSRKHLKVEKYYTPLEFGKMRKVAMEKGFKHCQAGPLVRSSYHADEQVNEAAKEKQRQGEEQLNS is encoded by the coding sequence ATGGCTACAAAAAATGAGGAAATACTACGAAAACCAGATTGGTTGAAAATAAAGCTGAACACGAACGAAAACTATACTGGCCTTAAGAAAATGATGCGTGAAAAGAATTTACACACTGTTTGCGAAGAAGCAAAGTGTCCAAATATACATGAGTGTTGGGGAGAAAGACGTACTGCTACATTTATGATTTTAGGAGCTGTATGTACACGTGCTTGTCGTTTCTGTGCTGTTAAAACTGGTTTGCCTAACGAATTAGACTTAAATGAACCAGAACGTGTTGCAGAATCAGTAGAATTAATGAACTTAAAACATGTTGTTATTACTGCGGTAGCGCGTGATGATTTACGTGATGCAGGTTCAAATGTGTATGCTGAAACAGTAAGAAAAGTTAGAGCAAGAAACCCATTCACTACAATTGAGATTTTACCGTCAGACATGGGCGGTGACTACGACGCGTTAGAAACGTTAATGGCTTCTAAACCAGATATCTTAAATCACAATATCGAAACAGTTCGTCGTTTGACACCTAGAGTTCGTGCTCGTGCAACATATGATCGTACATTAGAATTCTTACGTCGTTCTAAAGAATTACAACCAGATATTCCTACAAAATCAAGTTTAATGGTTGGCTTAGGGGAAACAATGGAAGAAATTTATGAAACAATGGATGATTTACGTGCCAATGATGTAGATATTTTAACTATAGGTCAATATTTACAACCTTCACGTAAACATTTAAAAGTTGAAAAATATTATACACCATTAGAATTTGGTAAAATGAGAAAAGTAGCTATGGAAAAAGGATTTAAACATTGTCAAGCAGGACCATTAGTACGTAGTTCTTATCATGCAGACGAACAAGTTAATGAAGCTGCAAAAGAAAAACAACGTCAAGGTGAAGAACAATTAAATAGCTAA
- a CDS encoding TIGR01457 family HAD-type hydrolase, translating into MKHYKAYLIDLDGTMYKGTDEIDGASQFIDYLNQNQIPHLYVTNNSTKTPEQVAAKLHEMNINATANEVVTSALATADYISEKSPGASVYMLGGEGLHTALTEAGLVVKEDENVDYVVIGLDENVTYEKLAIATLAVRKGATFISTNPDVSIPKERGFLPGNGAITSVVTVSTGVQPQFIGKPETIIMEKSLDILQLDKQDVAMVGDLYDTDIMSGINVGIDTIHVQTGVTTFDEIQTKDVPPTYSFKDLNETISALEK; encoded by the coding sequence GTGAAGCATTACAAGGCATATTTAATTGATTTAGATGGAACGATGTATAAAGGTACTGATGAAATTGATGGTGCAAGTCAATTTATTGATTATTTAAATCAAAATCAAATCCCTCATTTATATGTAACAAATAACTCAACAAAAACACCTGAACAGGTCGCAGCAAAATTACATGAAATGAACATTAATGCAACTGCAAATGAGGTGGTTACGTCTGCATTAGCAACTGCAGATTATATCTCAGAAAAATCACCAGGTGCTTCTGTATACATGTTAGGTGGAGAAGGTTTACATACTGCTCTAACTGAAGCTGGTCTTGTAGTTAAAGAAGATGAAAATGTAGATTATGTTGTCATTGGTTTAGATGAAAATGTAACATATGAAAAGCTTGCGATTGCAACACTTGCAGTAAGAAAAGGTGCAACATTTATTTCAACTAATCCAGATGTTTCAATACCAAAAGAACGTGGCTTTTTACCTGGTAATGGTGCGATAACAAGTGTTGTAACAGTTTCTACTGGTGTTCAACCACAATTCATCGGTAAACCGGAAACAATTATCATGGAAAAATCATTAGATATATTACAACTTGATAAACAGGATGTAGCCATGGTTGGTGATTTATATGACACGGATATTATGTCAGGTATCAATGTTGGTATTGATACGATACATGTACAAACAGGTGTAACAACATTTGATGAAATTCAAACAAAAGATGTGCCACCAACATATTCATTTAAAGATTTAAATGAAACTATTAGTGCATTAGAAAAATAA
- a CDS encoding bifunctional metallophosphatase/5'-nucleotidase yields the protein MKLTIYHTNDIHSHLNEYTRIQSYMTEHRSKLQHPSLYLDIGDHVDLSAPITQATLGKKNIELLNEAKCDIATIGNNEGMTISHEALQNLYTNAQFEVICANVFDEEGHLPNRIASSYIKEIDGVRILFVAATAPFTPFYRALDWVVTDPLESIKDEIKANDGHYDVLIVMSHVGVFFDEKLCQEIPEIDLILGSHTHHHFDHGQMNNGVLMAAAGKYGHYLGEVNLTIEDNKVTSKTACLHPLETLPEVNTNFDEEGKSMMSTPVVNHPLKLDNKTDVITKTSYLLAESVYEFTNADCTIINAGLIVKGIDADEITEFDIHRMLPHPINVVRVKLTGEELKKVIVKSQKQEYLHEHAQGLGFRGDIFGGYILYRLGFIESEGRYFVDGKEIQNDEYYILGTVDMYTFGRYFPSLKGLPTEYIMPEFLRDIFKQKLLEF from the coding sequence TTGAAGTTAACAATATACCATACTAATGATATTCATAGTCATTTAAACGAATATACACGTATTCAATCATATATGACAGAACATCGCTCAAAACTTCAACATCCCTCACTATATTTGGATATAGGTGATCATGTTGATTTATCAGCACCGATTACGCAAGCAACCCTAGGAAAGAAAAATATAGAATTATTAAATGAAGCTAAATGTGATATTGCAACAATAGGTAATAATGAAGGTATGACAATTTCGCATGAGGCATTACAAAATTTATATACAAATGCACAATTTGAAGTGATTTGTGCCAATGTATTTGATGAAGAGGGACATCTGCCTAACCGTATAGCATCATCATATATAAAAGAAATAGATGGTGTCCGCATATTATTTGTAGCTGCAACAGCACCATTCACACCATTTTATAGAGCTTTGGATTGGGTTGTTACAGATCCACTTGAATCCATCAAAGATGAAATAAAGGCTAACGACGGACATTATGATGTGTTAATTGTAATGAGTCATGTAGGCGTGTTTTTTGATGAGAAATTATGCCAAGAAATTCCTGAAATTGATTTAATTCTTGGTAGTCATACACATCATCATTTTGATCACGGTCAAATGAATAATGGTGTATTAATGGCAGCAGCTGGTAAATATGGACACTATTTGGGAGAAGTGAACTTAACAATTGAAGATAATAAGGTCACAAGTAAGACTGCGTGTTTGCATCCATTAGAAACCTTACCAGAAGTAAATACCAATTTTGATGAGGAAGGTAAGTCGATGATGAGTACGCCAGTTGTGAATCACCCGCTTAAGTTAGATAATAAAACAGATGTGATCACAAAAACGTCGTATTTATTAGCAGAAAGTGTCTATGAATTCACAAATGCGGATTGTACAATTATAAATGCAGGGTTAATTGTCAAAGGCATTGATGCGGATGAAATCACGGAATTCGATATTCATCGTATGTTACCTCATCCTATCAATGTTGTAAGAGTAAAATTGACTGGAGAAGAACTTAAAAAAGTTATTGTTAAAAGTCAAAAGCAAGAATATCTGCATGAGCATGCACAAGGTCTTGGTTTCCGAGGAGACATTTTTGGTGGATATATTTTATATCGATTAGGCTTTATAGAATCAGAAGGACGTTATTTTGTTGATGGAAAAGAAATACAAAATGATGAATATTATATTCTAGGAACAGTAGATATGTATACATTTGGTAGATATTTCCCATCGTTAAAAGGACTTCCAACAGAATATATCATGCCCGAATTTTTACGGGATATATTTAAACAAAAGTTACTAGAATTTTAA
- a CDS encoding DUF72 domain-containing protein: MINIGLTGWGDHDTLYEDLARKSDKLKTYSSHFPIVELDASYYAIQPERNIKKWINETPERFQFVVKIHQALTLHADFRDFSETRQELFDAFKEMLAPLQESQKLAMVLVQFPPWFDCSSQNIKYILYVKQQLQDYPMCVEFRHQSWFNDQFKEETLSFLTEHQIIHAVVDEPQVKDASIPLVNRITSDIAFVRYHGRNVHGWTKKDMTDQEWRDVRYLYNYNKTELLDLAQKVKILEQKAKKVYVVFNNNSGGHAAQNAKTYQNILGIDYEGLAPQQLKLF, from the coding sequence ATGATAAATATAGGTCTAACTGGTTGGGGAGATCATGATACATTATATGAAGATCTAGCTAGAAAATCAGATAAATTAAAAACATATTCAAGTCATTTTCCTATTGTAGAACTTGATGCATCATACTACGCGATTCAACCAGAACGTAATATCAAGAAATGGATTAATGAAACGCCAGAGAGGTTTCAATTTGTAGTTAAAATACATCAAGCTTTGACGCTACATGCAGATTTTAGAGATTTTTCAGAAACACGCCAAGAACTCTTTGATGCATTTAAAGAAATGTTGGCGCCATTACAAGAAAGTCAAAAACTAGCAATGGTTTTAGTACAATTTCCACCATGGTTTGATTGTTCAAGTCAAAATATTAAGTATATTTTATATGTTAAACAACAATTGCAAGACTATCCAATGTGTGTTGAATTCAGACACCAGTCTTGGTTTAACGATCAATTTAAAGAGGAAACGTTGTCCTTTTTAACTGAACATCAAATTATACATGCGGTTGTAGATGAACCCCAAGTCAAAGATGCAAGTATTCCACTTGTTAATAGAATAACTAGTGATATTGCTTTTGTTAGATATCATGGAAGAAATGTACATGGTTGGACAAAAAAAGATATGACCGATCAAGAATGGCGAGATGTAAGATATCTATACAATTATAATAAAACAGAATTACTGGATTTAGCACAGAAGGTTAAAATTTTAGAACAAAAAGCTAAAAAAGTATACGTTGTTTTTAATAATAACTCTGGTGGTCATGCAGCTCAAAATGCTAAAACATATCAAAATATTCTCGGTATTGACTATGAAGGACTCGCACCACAACAACTAAAATTATTCTAA
- a CDS encoding DUF3055 domain-containing protein, with protein MIDMYLYDDEEQSQVQFVGFVGEHSRYDLMLVQTDRHYGKTLVLNMQTNKFGIIGSDDIEEEGYIAHILGVSSEEGDEIIEYLNEVIQ; from the coding sequence ATGATTGATATGTACTTATATGATGATGAAGAACAAAGCCAAGTTCAATTTGTGGGCTTTGTTGGAGAACATAGTCGATACGATTTGATGTTAGTACAAACAGATCGTCATTATGGAAAAACACTTGTCTTAAATATGCAGACTAATAAATTTGGTATCATAGGATCAGATGATATTGAAGAAGAAGGTTATATCGCTCATATTCTTGGCGTATCATCTGAAGAAGGCGATGAAATCATAGAATATCTTAATGAAGTTATTCAATAA
- a CDS encoding NAD(P)H-dependent flavin oxidoreductase codes for MWNDNKLTRLLGIQYPIIQAGMAGSTTASLVATVSEKGGLGTIGAGYFSIDKLESEIKAVKEKSSQPFGVNLFVPNQNATVNPLQVDQMNEWLKPYRRAFHLEEPVVNIDETQKFNEAVNMIIKYKVPICSFTFGIPDALTIKKLKEHQVILIGTATTVEEAIENEKAGIDIVVAQGSEAGGHRGAFLQIGHSTEPMVGTMSLVPQIVDHVSIPVVAAGGIMDERGLLASLMLGAQGVQMGTAFLTSHESGANELLKDTILKSKETDTVVTNVFSGKNARGINNQFVKEMNEYQGDIPDYPIQNQLTAQIRKAAVQQGESELTHIWSGQSPRLAEKQKAADLIERMVSRINDMSNL; via the coding sequence ATGTGGAATGACAATAAGTTAACACGTTTATTAGGCATTCAATATCCCATTATACAAGCAGGTATGGCTGGTAGTACTACTGCATCTTTAGTTGCTACTGTCAGTGAAAAAGGTGGACTTGGTACTATAGGAGCTGGATATTTTAGTATTGATAAGTTGGAAAGTGAAATTAAAGCAGTAAAAGAAAAGTCCTCTCAACCGTTTGGTGTCAATTTATTTGTACCTAATCAAAATGCCACTGTAAATCCACTACAGGTCGATCAAATGAATGAATGGTTAAAACCGTATAGAAGAGCTTTTCATTTAGAGGAACCAGTGGTTAACATTGACGAAACTCAAAAGTTTAATGAAGCTGTAAACATGATTATTAAGTATAAAGTACCAATCTGTAGTTTTACATTCGGTATCCCTGATGCGCTAACTATTAAAAAGTTAAAAGAACATCAAGTGATATTGATTGGTACAGCTACAACAGTAGAAGAAGCTATAGAAAATGAAAAGGCAGGAATAGATATCGTCGTAGCACAAGGAAGTGAAGCGGGAGGGCATAGAGGAGCGTTCTTACAAATTGGTCATAGTACTGAACCAATGGTTGGCACAATGTCTTTAGTACCTCAAATTGTCGACCATGTATCTATACCTGTTGTCGCAGCTGGTGGTATTATGGATGAAAGAGGTTTACTTGCCAGTCTAATGTTAGGAGCACAAGGAGTGCAAATGGGAACTGCATTCTTAACTTCTCATGAAAGTGGAGCAAACGAGTTACTTAAAGACACTATATTAAAAAGTAAAGAGACTGATACAGTGGTCACTAATGTATTTAGTGGCAAAAATGCTCGTGGTATTAATAACCAATTCGTTAAAGAAATGAACGAATATCAAGGGGATATACCAGATTACCCGATACAAAATCAGTTAACTGCTCAAATTAGAAAGGCTGCTGTACAACAAGGTGAAAGTGAACTAACCCATATATGGAGTGGTCAATCACCAAGATTAGCTGAAAAACAAAAAGCTGCAGATTTAATAGAACGTATGGTCAGTCGTATCAATGATATGTCAAATTTATAA
- a CDS encoding YutD family protein has product MIKVEQQYFELIEDYRACFDEEIFANRYSDILDKYDYVVGDFGYDQLRLKGFYKDTNKKAEISKRFSSIQDYLLEYCNFGCPYFVVKHLSNIEVKQRIDDPAIIDQEDKLHDVKIQPTIQDTEK; this is encoded by the coding sequence ATGATAAAAGTAGAACAACAATATTTTGAATTAATAGAAGATTATAGAGCGTGTTTCGATGAAGAGATATTTGCCAATAGATATTCAGATATATTAGATAAATATGATTATGTCGTTGGAGACTTTGGATACGATCAATTACGTTTAAAAGGTTTCTATAAAGATACAAATAAAAAAGCTGAAATCAGTAAACGCTTCTCAAGTATTCAGGACTACTTATTGGAATATTGTAATTTTGGGTGTCCTTATTTTGTGGTTAAGCATTTATCTAATATCGAAGTAAAACAACGAATAGATGACCCGGCAATTATAGATCAAGAAGACAAATTACATGATGTCAAAATACAACCAACAATCCAAGATACTGAAAAATAA
- the dltA gene encoding D-alanine--poly(phosphoribitol) ligase subunit DltA, producing the protein MTDIINILSQLSKQQPEAIAVRHTTDEITYKQLDEFSSKLAHQLQGSRQPMILFGHMSPFMIVGMIGAIKAGCGYVPIDTSVPEERVKMIIDKVQPEYIFNTTDYTLDQHNAQVITIENVENSQDPVIFDSQMKANDVVYTIFTSGSTGEPKGVQIEYASLVEFAEWMDSLNKSGNGQEWLNQAPFSFDLSVMAIYPCLVSGGTLNLVDKDMINKPKLLNDMLQATPINIWVSTPSFIEMCLLLPTLNEEQYGSLNHFFFCGEILGHRTAKALVDRFPNGTIYNTYGPTEATVAVTSIQITPEVLEQYNPLPVGVARPGTKLTTTEDGELVIQGQSVSVGYLKNEEKTVAVFNFEDRVRTYHTGDKAKEENGLWFIQGRIDFQIKLNGYRMELEEIESQLRDSDLIREAIVVPVYKNDKVIHLIGAVVSTEEVEDERQMTKAIKDELKSRLPEYMIPRKFVWMEQLPLTSNGKLDRKKIAEVVNG; encoded by the coding sequence ATGACAGATATTATTAATATTCTCAGTCAATTAAGTAAACAACAACCAGAAGCAATTGCAGTAAGACATACGACTGATGAAATCACTTATAAACAACTAGATGAATTTTCTAGTAAACTTGCACATCAACTACAAGGCAGTCGACAACCTATGATTCTATTTGGACATATGTCACCATTCATGATTGTAGGTATGATTGGTGCAATTAAAGCAGGATGTGGATATGTACCTATCGATACGTCAGTGCCAGAAGAACGTGTGAAGATGATTATCGATAAAGTACAACCTGAATATATCTTTAATACGACTGATTACACATTAGATCAACATAACGCTCAAGTTATCACAATTGAAAACGTTGAGAATTCACAAGATCCTGTAATTTTTGATAGCCAAATGAAGGCGAATGACGTTGTATATACAATCTTTACATCAGGTTCTACAGGCGAACCTAAAGGTGTACAAATTGAATATGCAAGTTTAGTTGAATTTGCAGAATGGATGGATTCATTGAATAAATCTGGCAATGGCCAGGAGTGGTTAAACCAAGCACCATTTTCATTTGATTTATCAGTAATGGCTATTTATCCATGTTTAGTTTCAGGTGGTACATTAAACCTAGTTGATAAAGATATGATTAATAAACCTAAATTATTAAATGATATGTTACAAGCGACACCGATTAACATTTGGGTTTCTACACCATCATTTATTGAAATGTGTTTATTATTACCGACTTTAAATGAGGAACAATATGGTAGTTTGAATCATTTCTTCTTCTGTGGAGAAATTTTAGGACATAGAACTGCTAAAGCATTAGTAGACCGTTTCCCTAATGGAACGATTTATAATACGTATGGGCCTACAGAAGCTACAGTTGCAGTGACTAGTATTCAAATTACACCAGAGGTACTAGAACAATATAATCCACTTCCAGTAGGTGTGGCTAGACCAGGTACTAAATTGACGACAACTGAAGATGGCGAATTAGTTATTCAAGGTCAAAGCGTCAGTGTTGGTTATTTAAAAAACGAAGAAAAAACAGTGGCTGTGTTTAATTTTGAGGACAGAGTAAGAACTTACCATACAGGTGATAAAGCAAAAGAAGAAAATGGTTTATGGTTCATACAAGGTCGTATCGACTTCCAAATCAAATTAAACGGTTATCGCATGGAATTAGAAGAAATAGAGTCACAATTACGTGATTCTGACTTAATCCGAGAAGCGATTGTAGTGCCAGTTTATAAAAATGATAAAGTTATTCATTTAATTGGTGCTGTCGTATCAACAGAAGAAGTTGAAGATGAGAGACAAATGACTAAAGCTATTAAAGACGAATTGAAATCGCGCTTACCAGAGTACATGATTCCGAGAAAGTTTGTTTGGATGGAGCAGTTACCACTGACATCTAATGGTAAACTTGACCGTAAGAAGATTGCTGAGGTAGTTAACGGATGA
- a CDS encoding DUF86 domain-containing protein, with the protein MYFVDKDKLSEKLNYLQQLTNDYETNKKNQYAFERIAQMLIESSVDIGNMIIDGFILRDPGNYKDVIDILELENVISKETQEHINQTVDVRKQFAHNYIQLDTKEIEPLFDHALPFYKQFIDEVVQFLNNENVPITAFGKGEN; encoded by the coding sequence ATGTATTTTGTAGACAAAGATAAACTTTCAGAAAAACTGAATTACTTACAACAATTAACGAATGATTATGAAACAAATAAAAAAAATCAATATGCATTTGAAAGAATTGCACAGATGTTAATCGAATCTTCAGTCGATATTGGCAATATGATTATTGATGGATTTATTTTAAGAGATCCAGGTAATTATAAAGATGTCATCGATATTTTAGAATTAGAAAACGTCATTTCAAAAGAGACACAAGAGCATATTAATCAAACTGTTGATGTTAGAAAGCAATTTGCACACAACTACATTCAACTAGATACTAAGGAAATTGAACCATTATTTGATCATGCATTACCATTTTATAAACAATTTATCGATGAGGTCGTGCAATTTTTAAATAATGAAAATGTTCCAATTACTGCATTTGGTAAAGGAGAGAATTAA